A part of Streptomyces sp. DSM 40750 genomic DNA contains:
- a CDS encoding Rne/Rng family ribonuclease codes for MPEQIESAEPVQGSEHNTPSDTLPPRRRRRAASRPAGPPSAASEAAAETTAPAIPAAESEDLAATDETAEVAEVTVPDETAVTAEVVADVEVDEEADEAAAAAEASAAVEEAAPAGRTRRRATRRASAPAGAPKDAEVVEVVETVAPAAVESAAEAPAAVEEAAPAGRTRRRATRRASAPTGAPKAAVAAPETAAEVEAPAAEAPAAVEEAAPAGRTRRRATRRVSAPAGEPAAEVVEAPAEVVEAAPTAVQEPVEEAAEEAAPRRTRRRATRRVTAPAEAPEAEAADVAESVAAETTAPQTVQAAVAEAPAAQPVEAPAAPAAEVEDVAAPRRSRRRSARKAAVGFSEPAAPAADETPARPARPAVAVFQAPVFTEPMFQTPERAAAQAAAEAETETVEVEEPAETTDFGGFAEEESTGGSRRRRRRRGEPAEAEQPVAAAVVADEPEEPEEPEEGAEDASEGDEFGEEESTGSRRRRRRGGRRRRRGESAEDASEGDELAAEQAAQDAEDTAEQQDEDAEDEADEREESGSSSSRRRRRRRRRAGDSGTEAEAGTDDPERTVVKVREPRERRAKDTEPSDEVQSIKGSTRLEAKKQRRREGREQGRRRVPIITEAEFLARREAVERVMVVRQSGERTQIGVLEDNVLVEHYVNKEQSTSYVGNVYLGKVQNVLPSMEAAFIDIGKGRNAVLYAGEVNFEALGMANGPRRIESALKSGQSVLVQVTKDPIGHKGARLTSQVSLPGRYLVYVPEGSMTGISRKLPDTERARLKTILKKIVPEDAGVIVRTAAEGASEDELRRDVERLQAQWEDIQKKAKSGGSSNAPSLLYGEPDMTVRVVRDIFNEDFTKVIVSGDEAWETIHGYVAHVAPDLADRLQKWTSEVDVFATYRIDEQLMKALDRKVWLPSGGSLVIDKTEAMIVVDVNTGKFTGQGGNLEETVTRNNLEAAEEIVRQLRLRDLGGIVVIDFIDMVLESNRDLVLRRLLECLGRDRTKHQVAEVTSLGLVQMTRKRVGQGLLESFSETCVHCNGRGVIVHMDQPTAVGGGGKRRKRGRGGAETDHEHVTEITEPVESAELVEAEVAAEVAEPVALPAEFEPDEELYSSVAEAEASVARGRSRRRATRRASAPSGAPKPREAVAVTVSEDRAPKSREAAEAEPVAVEDPVVEMPAAVPSTEEAAPKGRTRRRATRKVSAPAGAPAGAAAEEAVVTVAEPVAEPVAEPMVEKAAEPVAEPVSEQAAQPEAAAAAESAAPARPRRRAVRKATAPTASAETAVVVVPSAPAEGTSEAPATEAPAKAARKTAKKATAKKAATKKTAAAKKTVAKKATAKKAATKKAATKKTTVAAEQTSATVAASTDES; via the coding sequence ATGCCCGAACAGATCGAATCCGCAGAGCCCGTGCAGGGCTCCGAACACAACACGCCGAGCGACACCCTGCCGCCGCGCCGTCGCCGCCGTGCCGCGTCCCGCCCGGCGGGACCGCCGTCCGCCGCGTCCGAAGCGGCCGCGGAGACCACCGCGCCGGCCATACCGGCCGCCGAGTCCGAGGACCTCGCGGCCACCGATGAGACGGCCGAGGTGGCTGAAGTGACTGTGCCGGACGAGACCGCTGTGACCGCTGAGGTCGTCGCGGATGTCGAGGTGGACGAGGAAGCCGACGAGGCTGCCGCCGCTGCCGAGGCGTCTGCAGCCGTCGAGGAGGCGGCGCCCGCCGGTCGTACGCGCCGTCGTGCGACCCGTCGGGCCTCCGCGCCCGCCGGTGCGCCCAAGGACGCCGAGGTCGTCGAGGTCGTCGAGACCGTGGCGCCGGCCGCCGTCGAGAGCGCCGCCGAGGCGCCCGCTGCTGTGGAGGAGGCCGCGCCTGCCGGTCGTACGCGTCGTCGTGCGACCCGTCGGGCCTCCGCCCCCACCGGCGCGCCCAAGGCCGCCGTGGCCGCGCCCGAGACCGCCGCCGAGGTCGAGGCCCCCGCCGCTGAGGCGCCTGCCGCCGTTGAGGAGGCCGCGCCCGCCGGGCGTACGCGCCGTCGCGCCACACGCCGGGTGTCCGCGCCCGCCGGTGAGCCGGCCGCCGAGGTCGTGGAGGCTCCGGCGGAGGTCGTGGAAGCTGCCCCCACCGCCGTTCAGGAGCCCGTGGAGGAGGCGGCCGAAGAGGCCGCGCCGCGTCGTACGCGTCGTCGCGCCACACGCCGGGTGACCGCGCCCGCCGAGGCGCCCGAGGCTGAGGCCGCCGACGTGGCCGAGTCCGTCGCCGCCGAGACCACTGCGCCCCAGACCGTGCAGGCGGCCGTCGCCGAGGCGCCCGCCGCCCAGCCCGTCGAGGCGCCCGCCGCCCCGGCTGCCGAGGTCGAGGACGTCGCCGCGCCGCGTCGTTCCCGCCGTCGGTCCGCGCGCAAGGCCGCCGTCGGGTTCTCGGAGCCCGCCGCCCCGGCCGCGGACGAGACACCGGCCCGTCCGGCGCGGCCCGCTGTGGCCGTGTTCCAGGCGCCGGTGTTCACCGAGCCGATGTTCCAGACGCCGGAGCGGGCCGCCGCGCAGGCCGCCGCCGAGGCGGAGACCGAGACCGTGGAGGTCGAGGAGCCCGCCGAGACCACCGACTTCGGCGGGTTCGCCGAGGAGGAGAGCACCGGCGGCTCGCGGCGTCGCCGTCGACGCCGAGGGGAGCCCGCCGAGGCGGAGCAGCCCGTGGCCGCCGCCGTGGTGGCCGACGAACCGGAGGAGCCCGAGGAGCCCGAAGAGGGCGCCGAGGACGCTTCCGAGGGTGACGAGTTCGGCGAGGAGGAGTCCACCGGGTCGCGGCGTCGCCGTCGCCGGGGTGGCCGTCGCCGTCGTCGCGGCGAGTCCGCCGAGGACGCCTCCGAGGGCGACGAGCTCGCCGCCGAGCAGGCCGCGCAGGACGCCGAGGACACCGCCGAGCAGCAGGACGAGGACGCCGAGGACGAGGCCGACGAGCGCGAGGAGTCCGGCTCCAGCAGCAGCCGTCGGCGCCGTCGCCGTCGTCGTCGCGCCGGTGACTCGGGCACCGAGGCCGAGGCGGGGACCGACGACCCCGAGCGCACGGTCGTCAAGGTCCGTGAGCCGCGCGAGCGGCGCGCCAAGGACACCGAGCCGTCCGACGAGGTGCAGTCCATCAAGGGCTCGACCCGTCTTGAGGCCAAGAAGCAGCGCCGTCGCGAAGGCCGTGAGCAGGGGCGTCGTCGCGTCCCGATCATCACCGAGGCCGAGTTCCTCGCCCGCCGTGAGGCCGTCGAGCGCGTGATGGTCGTCCGCCAGAGCGGCGAGCGCACCCAGATCGGCGTCCTCGAGGACAACGTGCTCGTCGAGCACTACGTCAACAAGGAGCAGTCGACCTCGTACGTCGGCAACGTCTACCTCGGCAAGGTGCAGAACGTGCTGCCGTCGATGGAGGCCGCCTTCATCGACATCGGCAAGGGACGCAACGCCGTCCTGTACGCCGGTGAGGTCAACTTCGAGGCGCTGGGCATGGCCAACGGGCCGCGGCGCATCGAGTCCGCCCTCAAGTCCGGCCAGTCCGTGCTCGTCCAGGTCACCAAGGACCCGATCGGGCACAAGGGCGCGCGTCTGACCAGCCAAGTCTCCCTGCCCGGCCGCTACCTGGTCTACGTCCCCGAGGGGTCGATGACCGGTATCAGCCGCAAGCTGCCCGACACCGAGCGGGCCCGGCTGAAGACCATCCTCAAGAAGATCGTTCCCGAGGACGCGGGAGTCATCGTGCGCACCGCCGCCGAGGGCGCGAGCGAGGACGAGCTGCGCCGCGATGTCGAGCGACTGCAGGCGCAGTGGGAGGACATCCAGAAGAAGGCCAAGAGCGGCGGCAGCTCAAACGCACCGTCGCTGCTGTACGGCGAGCCGGACATGACCGTCCGGGTCGTCCGCGACATCTTCAACGAGGACTTCACCAAGGTCATCGTCAGCGGCGACGAGGCGTGGGAGACCATCCACGGATACGTCGCGCACGTCGCGCCCGACCTGGCCGACCGTCTGCAGAAGTGGACGTCCGAGGTCGACGTCTTCGCGACGTACCGCATCGACGAGCAGCTGATGAAGGCGCTGGACCGCAAGGTGTGGCTGCCCAGCGGTGGTTCGCTGGTGATCGACAAGACCGAGGCCATGATCGTGGTCGACGTCAACACCGGCAAGTTCACCGGCCAGGGCGGCAACCTGGAGGAGACGGTCACCAGGAACAACCTGGAGGCGGCCGAGGAGATCGTGCGTCAGCTGCGGCTGCGCGACCTCGGTGGCATCGTCGTCATCGACTTCATCGACATGGTCTTGGAGTCCAACCGGGACCTGGTGCTGCGGCGCCTCCTCGAGTGCCTGGGACGCGACCGTACGAAGCACCAGGTCGCCGAGGTCACCTCGCTGGGCCTGGTCCAGATGACCCGGAAGCGGGTCGGGCAGGGCCTTCTGGAGTCCTTCTCCGAGACCTGTGTCCACTGCAACGGGCGCGGCGTGATCGTGCACATGGATCAGCCGACGGCCGTCGGCGGTGGCGGCAAGCGCCGCAAGCGCGGGCGTGGCGGTGCCGAGACCGACCACGAGCACGTGACCGAGATCACCGAGCCGGTGGAGTCGGCCGAGCTGGTCGAGGCCGAGGTGGCCGCCGAGGTTGCCGAGCCTGTCGCGCTGCCCGCGGAGTTCGAGCCGGACGAGGAGCTGTACAGCAGCGTCGCGGAGGCCGAGGCGTCGGTCGCGCGCGGCCGTTCGCGTCGCCGTGCGACCCGGCGGGCGTCCGCGCCCTCGGGGGCGCCGAAGCCGCGTGAGGCCGTGGCCGTCACCGTCTCCGAGGACCGTGCCCCGAAGTCGCGGGAGGCCGCCGAGGCGGAGCCCGTCGCGGTGGAGGACCCGGTCGTCGAGATGCCGGCCGCCGTGCCGAGCACCGAGGAGGCCGCGCCCAAGGGCCGTACGCGTCGTCGGGCGACCCGGAAGGTGTCCGCCCCGGCGGGCGCGCCGGCCGGGGCCGCGGCCGAGGAGGCCGTGGTGACGGTGGCCGAGCCGGTCGCGGAGCCCGTGGCCGAGCCCATGGTCGAGAAGGCCGCTGAGCCGGTCGCCGAGCCGGTGAGCGAGCAGGCCGCACAGCCCGAGGCGGCCGCCGCTGCCGAGAGCGCTGCTCCCGCCCGTCCGCGTCGGCGTGCCGTGCGCAAGGCGACGGCGCCCACCGCGTCCGCGGAGACCGCTGTGGTCGTGGTGCCGTCGGCTCCCGCCGAGGGCACGTCCGAGGCTCCGGCTACCGAGGCGCCCGCCAAGGCGGCGCGGAAGACGGCCAAGAAGGCGACGGCGAAGAAGGCCGCCACGAAGAAGACGGCGGCTGCCAAGAAGACGGTCGCGAAGAAGGCCACGGCCAAGAAGGCGGCGACGAAGAAGGCGGCCACGAAGAAGACCACGGTGGCCGCCGAGCAGACGTCGGCCACGGTCGCGGCTTCGACCGACGAGAGCTGA
- a CDS encoding TIGR03936 family radical SAM-associated protein: MQRIRLRYTKRGRLRFTSHRDFQRAFERALRRAEVPMAYSAGFTPHPKVSYANAAPTGTGSEAEYLEIALTDARDPEKLRILLDESLPTGLDIIDAVEARTSGLADRLTASVWELRLDGVDPADAGRAVEAFKAADLVEVQRRTKNGVRTFDARAAVVDLDSLDAPETHSPRADRPTDQPCAILRLVVRHVTPAVRPDDVLSGLRAVADLAPPVPAAVTRLAQGLFDEETGTVTDPLAPDREAAPAPSTAEPAAAAKASAPVGPA; this comes from the coding sequence GTGCAGCGCATCCGACTGCGCTACACCAAGCGCGGCCGCCTCCGGTTCACCAGCCACCGTGATTTCCAGCGCGCCTTCGAGCGTGCGCTGCGCCGTGCCGAGGTGCCGATGGCGTACTCGGCGGGGTTCACGCCGCATCCGAAGGTGTCGTACGCCAATGCCGCACCCACCGGCACGGGCAGTGAGGCGGAGTATCTGGAGATCGCGCTCACCGACGCGCGCGACCCCGAAAAGCTCAGGATTCTGCTCGACGAGTCGCTGCCCACCGGGCTCGACATCATCGACGCGGTCGAGGCCCGGACCTCCGGGCTCGCCGACCGGCTCACGGCCTCCGTGTGGGAGCTGCGCCTGGACGGCGTGGACCCGGCGGACGCCGGGCGTGCGGTCGAGGCCTTCAAGGCGGCTGACCTCGTCGAGGTCCAGCGCAGGACCAAGAACGGCGTACGGACCTTCGACGCCCGGGCCGCCGTCGTCGACCTCGACAGTCTCGACGCTCCTGAGACGCACAGTCCGAGGGCTGATAGGCCGACGGACCAGCCCTGTGCGATACTGCGGCTGGTTGTTCGGCACGTGACGCCTGCCGTACGACCCGACGACGTCCTGTCCGGTCTCCGCGCCGTGGCCGACCTGGCGCCGCCGGTCCCCGCAGCGGTGACCAGGCTGGCGCAGGGGCTTTTCGATGAAGAGACCGGCACGGTGACCGACCCGCTCGCGCCCGACCGCGAGGCAGCGCCGGCCCCCTCAACGGCCGAACCCGCTGCCGCCGCGAAGGCGTCGGCGCCGGTAGGCCCCGCGTAG
- a CDS encoding TIGR03960 family B12-binding radical SAM protein gives MSVESVFPQLEALLPHVQKPIQYVGGELNSTVKPWESCDVRWALMYPDAYEVGLPNQGVMILYEVLNEREGVLAERTYSVWPDLEQLMRDNGVPQFTVDGHRPVKAFDVFGLSFSTELGYTNMLTALDLAGIPLESKDRTVEDPIVLAGGHAAFNPEPIADFIDAAIIGDGEQAVLDMTEIIRAWKAEGRPGGREEVLFRLARTGSVYIPAFYDVEYLPDGRIGRVVPNKSGVPWRVSKHTVMDLDEWPYPKQPLVPLAETVHERMSVEIFRGCTRGCRFCQAGMITRPVRERSITGIGEMVEKGLKATGFEEVGLLSLSSADHSEIGDIAKGLADRYEEDKIGLSLPSTRVDAFNVDLANELTRNGRRSGLTFAPEGGSERMRKVINKMVSEEDLIRTVSTAYGNGWRQVKLYFMCGLPTETDEDVLQIADMATRVIQKGREVSGSNDIRCTVSIGGFVPKPHTPFQWAPQLSAEETDARLEKLRDKIRGDKKYGRSIGFRYHDGKPGIVEGLLSRGDRRIGAVIRAVYEDGGRFDGWREHFSYDRWMACADKTLPAFGVDVDWYTTRERTYEEVLPWDHLDSGLDKDWLWEDWQDSLDETEVEDCRWTPCFDCGVCPQMDTQIQIGPTGRKLLPLAVKQPAGSGHSH, from the coding sequence ATGTCTGTCGAGTCGGTCTTCCCACAGCTTGAGGCCCTGCTCCCGCATGTGCAGAAGCCGATCCAGTATGTGGGCGGTGAGCTCAACTCCACCGTCAAGCCCTGGGAGTCCTGCGACGTCCGCTGGGCGCTCATGTACCCGGACGCGTACGAGGTCGGTCTGCCCAACCAGGGCGTCATGATCCTCTACGAGGTACTGAACGAGCGCGAGGGCGTCCTCGCCGAGCGCACCTACAGCGTGTGGCCCGACCTCGAACAGCTGATGCGCGACAACGGCGTGCCGCAGTTCACGGTCGACGGCCACCGACCGGTGAAGGCCTTCGACGTGTTCGGTCTGTCCTTCTCCACGGAGCTGGGCTACACGAACATGCTGACCGCCCTGGATCTGGCCGGGATCCCCCTGGAGTCCAAGGACCGCACGGTCGAGGACCCGATCGTGCTGGCCGGCGGCCACGCGGCCTTCAACCCCGAGCCGATCGCCGACTTCATCGACGCGGCCATCATCGGCGACGGCGAGCAGGCCGTGCTCGACATGACCGAGATCATCCGAGCCTGGAAGGCCGAGGGCCGTCCCGGCGGCCGCGAGGAGGTCCTCTTCCGCCTCGCGAGGACGGGTTCGGTGTACATCCCGGCGTTCTACGACGTCGAGTACCTCCCCGACGGCCGCATCGGCCGCGTCGTACCCAACAAGTCGGGCGTCCCGTGGCGCGTGTCCAAGCACACCGTCATGGACCTGGACGAGTGGCCGTACCCCAAGCAGCCCCTCGTCCCGCTCGCCGAGACGGTCCATGAGCGCATGTCGGTGGAGATCTTCCGCGGCTGCACCCGCGGCTGCCGCTTCTGCCAGGCGGGCATGATCACCCGCCCGGTCCGCGAGCGTTCCATCACGGGCATCGGCGAGATGGTCGAGAAGGGCCTGAAGGCGACCGGCTTCGAGGAGGTGGGCCTCCTGTCCCTCTCCTCCGCCGACCACAGCGAGATCGGTGACATCGCCAAGGGCCTGGCGGACCGGTACGAGGAGGACAAGATCGGTCTGTCCCTCCCCTCGACCCGCGTGGACGCCTTCAACGTCGACCTCGCCAACGAGCTCACCCGCAACGGCCGGCGCTCGGGTCTGACCTTCGCGCCCGAGGGCGGCTCCGAGCGCATGCGCAAGGTCATCAACAAGATGGTCTCGGAGGAGGACCTGATCCGGACCGTCTCCACCGCGTACGGCAACGGCTGGCGTCAGGTGAAGCTGTACTTCATGTGCGGCCTTCCCACCGAGACCGACGAGGACGTCCTCCAGATCGCCGACATGGCGACCCGCGTGATCCAGAAGGGCCGCGAGGTCTCCGGCTCGAACGACATCCGCTGCACCGTGTCGATCGGCGGGTTCGTCCCCAAGCCGCACACCCCCTTCCAGTGGGCCCCGCAGCTCTCCGCCGAGGAGACGGACGCCCGGCTGGAGAAGCTCCGCGACAAGATCCGCGGCGACAAGAAGTACGGCCGCTCCATCGGCTTCCGCTACCACGACGGCAAGCCGGGCATCGTCGAGGGCCTGCTCTCCCGCGGCGACCGCCGCATCGGCGCCGTGATCCGCGCGGTCTACGAGGACGGCGGCCGCTTCGACGGCTGGCGCGAGCACTTCTCCTACGACCGCTGGATGGCCTGCGCCGACAAGACCCTCCCCGCCTTCGGCGTCGACGTCGACTGGTACACCACCCGCGAGCGCACCTACGAGGAGGTCCTCCCCTGGGACCACCTCGACTCGGGGTTGGACAAGGACTGGCTCTGGGAGGACTGGCAGGACTCCCTCGACGAGACCGAGGTCGAGGACTGCCGCTGGACCCCGTGCTTCGACTGCGGCGTCTGCCCCCAGATGGACACACAGATCCAGATCGGCCCGACGGGGAGGAAGCTGCTGCCGCTGGCGGTCAAGCAGCCGGCGGGGAGCGGGCACAGCCACTGA
- a CDS encoding CYTH and CHAD domain-containing protein gives MADTKREIERKYESDESGLPDLTGVAGVATVIDKGVAELDAVYYDTPDERLAAASITLRRRTGGSDAGWHLKFPVSAGVRDEIRAPLSDTLPDDLAGLVRSRVREAELVPLVRLVSTRDVSDLLDADGILLAEVSVDAVVAERLTEDGRTAQWSEIEVELADDGDPAFLEKVDKRLRKAGVRPSDSPSKLARALQETAPKKGKKKDKKREKAQAPGEPVTPGDHVLAYVRVQRDAIIELDPAVRRDVFDSVHSMRVATRRLRSTFKSFGTVLDRAVTDPIGEELKWLAGELGVDRDQEVLTDRLTGALDDLPESLVTGPVRERLRAWAGKDGGAGPGPEVIEALDGRRYLELLESLDAVVKDPPLLKAAEGDAEKVITQAVKKDFAKVAALVEEAVAQPSGADRDLAMHEARKKAKRTRYAAEAAGPLLGRPAKVVVRDMKSLQSLLGDHQDSVMTREALHDIALHAHQAGESAFTYGLLYGREERRAELAEGALPGTWAKISADMPF, from the coding sequence ATGGCGGACACCAAGCGTGAGATCGAGCGGAAGTACGAGTCCGACGAGAGCGGCCTGCCCGACCTCACCGGTGTGGCCGGAGTCGCGACCGTCATAGACAAGGGCGTGGCGGAGCTGGACGCCGTCTACTACGACACGCCCGATGAACGCCTCGCCGCCGCCTCCATCACCCTGCGCCGTCGCACGGGAGGCAGTGACGCCGGCTGGCATCTGAAGTTCCCCGTCTCCGCCGGTGTACGGGACGAGATCCGCGCCCCGCTCTCCGACACGCTGCCCGACGATCTCGCGGGGCTCGTGCGTTCCCGGGTCCGGGAGGCCGAGTTGGTCCCGTTGGTCCGCCTCGTCTCCACGCGTGACGTCAGCGATCTGCTCGACGCGGACGGCATCCTCCTCGCCGAGGTCAGTGTGGACGCCGTGGTCGCCGAACGGCTCACCGAGGACGGCCGGACTGCCCAGTGGTCCGAGATCGAGGTGGAACTCGCCGACGACGGCGACCCGGCCTTCCTCGAGAAGGTCGACAAGAGGCTGCGCAAGGCGGGCGTACGGCCGTCCGACTCACCGTCGAAGCTGGCCAGGGCCCTCCAGGAGACGGCACCCAAGAAGGGCAAGAAGAAGGACAAGAAGCGGGAGAAGGCCCAGGCGCCGGGTGAGCCCGTCACCCCCGGTGATCATGTTCTCGCCTACGTCCGCGTTCAGCGTGACGCGATCATCGAGCTCGATCCCGCCGTCCGCCGTGATGTCTTCGACTCCGTGCACAGCATGCGGGTCGCCACGCGCCGACTGCGCAGCACCTTCAAGTCGTTCGGGACGGTCCTGGACCGGGCCGTCACGGACCCGATCGGCGAGGAGCTGAAGTGGCTGGCGGGGGAGTTGGGAGTCGACCGTGACCAGGAGGTCCTGACGGATCGGCTCACCGGGGCGCTGGACGACCTCCCCGAGAGCCTGGTGACGGGCCCGGTCCGTGAGCGGCTGCGCGCCTGGGCGGGGAAGGACGGCGGTGCGGGCCCCGGGCCCGAGGTGATCGAAGCGCTGGACGGCCGGCGGTATCTGGAGCTGCTGGAGTCCCTCGACGCCGTGGTCAAGGATCCGCCGCTGCTCAAGGCCGCCGAGGGCGACGCCGAGAAGGTGATCACCCAGGCGGTCAAGAAGGACTTCGCCAAGGTGGCGGCCCTGGTCGAGGAGGCCGTGGCACAGCCGTCCGGCGCCGACCGGGACCTCGCCATGCACGAGGCCCGCAAGAAGGCCAAGCGCACCCGGTATGCGGCTGAGGCGGCGGGCCCCCTCCTCGGCAGGCCGGCCAAGGTGGTCGTCAGGGACATGAAGTCCCTGCAGAGCCTCCTCGGCGACCACCAGGACAGCGTGATGACCCGCGAGGCCCTGCACGACATCGCCCTCCACGCCCATCAGGCGGGGGAGAGCGCCTTCACGTACGGGCTGCTGTACGGCAGGGAGGAGCGGCGGGCGGAGCTGGCGGAGGGGGCGCTGCCGGGGACCTGGGCGAAGATCAGCGCCGACATGCCCTTCTGA
- the rodA gene encoding rod shape-determining protein RodA, producing the protein MTGNSFSVSGYGPERSGWTRLFARDSLARRLDWPILFSAIALSLIGAALVFSATRNRTELNQGDPYYFLFRHLLNTGIGFALMIGTVWLGHRTLRTAVPILYGISVLLILLVLTPLGATINGAHAWIVIGGGFSLQPSEFVKITIILGMAMLLAARVDAGDKPHPDHRTVVQALGLAAVPILIVLLMPDLGSVMVMVVIVLGVLLTSGASNRWVFGLIGTGAMGAIAVWQLGVLDEYQINRFAAFANPELDPAGVGYNTNQARIAIGSGGLLGTGLFKGSQTTGQFVPEQQTDFVFTVAGEELGFLGAGLIILLLGVVLWRACRIARETTELYGTIVAGGIIAWFAFQSFENIGMTLGIMPVAGLPLPFVSYGGSSMFAVWVAVGLLQSIRVERPMSA; encoded by the coding sequence ATGACCGGCAACAGCTTCTCCGTCTCCGGGTACGGGCCTGAACGCTCCGGCTGGACCCGCCTGTTCGCCCGCGACTCGCTCGCCCGTCGGCTCGACTGGCCGATACTGTTCTCGGCCATCGCGCTCTCCCTGATCGGCGCGGCCCTCGTCTTCTCGGCGACCCGCAACCGCACCGAGCTCAACCAGGGCGACCCGTACTACTTCCTCTTCCGGCACCTGCTCAACACCGGCATCGGCTTCGCACTGATGATCGGCACGGTCTGGCTCGGCCACCGCACCCTGCGCACGGCCGTGCCGATCCTGTACGGCATCTCGGTCCTGCTGATCCTGCTGGTGCTGACCCCGCTCGGTGCGACCATCAACGGCGCCCACGCGTGGATCGTCATCGGCGGCGGTTTCTCGCTCCAGCCCTCCGAGTTCGTGAAGATCACGATCATCCTGGGCATGGCGATGCTGCTGGCGGCCCGGGTGGACGCGGGCGACAAACCCCACCCCGACCACCGCACGGTCGTCCAGGCCCTCGGTCTCGCCGCCGTCCCCATACTGATCGTCCTGCTCATGCCCGACCTCGGCTCGGTCATGGTCATGGTGGTGATCGTGCTGGGCGTCCTGCTCACCTCCGGCGCGTCCAACCGGTGGGTCTTCGGCCTGATCGGCACCGGCGCGATGGGCGCGATCGCCGTCTGGCAGCTCGGGGTGCTCGACGAGTACCAGATCAACCGCTTCGCGGCCTTCGCCAACCCCGAGCTCGACCCGGCCGGCGTCGGATACAACACCAACCAGGCCCGTATCGCCATCGGCTCCGGCGGGCTGCTCGGCACCGGGCTGTTCAAGGGCTCACAGACGACCGGGCAGTTCGTGCCCGAGCAGCAGACCGACTTCGTCTTCACGGTGGCGGGGGAGGAGTTGGGGTTCCTGGGCGCCGGGCTGATCATCCTGCTGCTCGGTGTCGTCCTGTGGCGGGCCTGCCGGATCGCCCGCGAGACCACCGAGCTGTACGGCACGATCGTCGCCGGCGGCATCATCGCCTGGTTCGCCTTCCAGTCCTTCGAGAACATCGGCATGACCCTCGGGATCATGCCGGTGGCGGGGCTGCCGCTGCCGTTCGTGTCGTACGGCGGGTCGTCGATGTTCGCGGTGTGGGTGGCGGTGGGGCTGCTGCAGTCCATCCGTGTGGAGAGACCCATGTCCGCGTAG